The sequence GGTAGCCCCAGTACTGGCAGTGGACACCAAAAATCTGGGCGGCATGTATGCCAACCGCATCCGACTGGTCATCACGGAAAAAGAGGTTGCAGCCAATCTCAATAATATCGTCAGCCAGCAAGGGGATATTTCGATTGATGCGGCGGGTGATCTCACCTTAGGCCATATCACGGCGAAAAAAGATCTTAATGTGATTGGCAAAAATACCGTCGTTACTGTGGGCAGCAAATTACGCAGTGGCCGCGACATTACCTTGGCAAATACCAAACTTTATAATTATGGTGAGGTGAAAGCCGAACGCGATATGCGCCTGTTCAGTGATCAGGTTCGTAATACCGGACCCTCGGCTAAACTGCACGCTAATAACCAGATGTGGATACAGAAAGATGCCGAAGGGAATAAAAACTCGTTAGTTTTCAATAGCTCTGGCAGTATTAGAACTGGTGTCGGTGATTTAATTATTCGCACTGATAAATTGGAGAATACTCGCCAGTTCTTTAATGCAGATTGGGAGGAATTAACGCCAGACTCGACCAGTGCTAACGTTTATGACAATGAGGATTATCGTTATCACCCAGTCATAAAAACAGTCAACTTGTCTGAAGATCAACTCCCCTATGACTTCCCGAGAAAATGGTTTGGTACGACAGACTTTAGAGTTATTCATAAATTAGCACAATGGAGCTTGTATAAAGTTAATACCGAGAAAAGCCTGTATCAAGTCACTGCCGATGCACCCGCTGCCACCCTCTATTCAGGAGGGAACCTGTATATTAATGCCAACCAGCTAACCAATAAAGTAAGCAATATCGGTGCAGACAAAGATATCTTCCTTACTGGAGATAACTTCTTAAATAGCAGCCACAGCAGTTGGATAAAGGATGAGTTTATTGATTATGAGGTGCAAGGAGGCATGCATAATCGAGATAGGGCCATGGAGCATGAATGGTATACCGTATGGACTGAAGCTGAGAAATACCCTGCAGCTATCACTGCTCAGGGGAATGTCGTGCTGGATTTTAATAACCAGATCCATTTAGATGCGGGTTGGCCGAAAAACGAAGAAGACTCTGATATCAGCTTTTGGTTAAAACAACAGACACAACCTATCTTGCACGGTAATAATATCCTGCTACATGGTAATCGTATCATCAGTAATGACCTGATACATGCACGGGGTGATCTCACCTTTATTGCTGAGGATACGATTGATTTAAATAGCAGTACGCTGCGAGGTAGAGATATCTCTCTTACCGCACTTAATGATATTAATGCGATAAACAGTGAGGTTGCCGGGCGAGATATTTTGGTATCTAGTCGACAAGGTCATATTGAGTTCAAGCCGATAGATGATATCCCGCACTATTTTCAACCTGATTACCAGCGGGTCATTAGCCAGATTAATGCCCGCGGTGATTTTACCGCGATTGCCGGTAAAAATATTAATCTAACAGATACCTTACTGCATCCCGCCCGTAATATTAGCCTGTTGGCCAATCAGGATATCAATATAGCTCACACTGATAGCCTGATAACATTAGCTCTTTTAAGTAAGATTTTTACCCGAGCAGAAAATATAGAGCTGTTTAATCAATTATTCTCTTTGCCCGGCCAGTTAAAAAGTCACGGAAATATGACTTTTAATGCCGGCAATAACCTGTCGCTGCGAGGCGTCACTCTGGATGCGGGGCAAGATGTTAATCTTCATGCTGCCCGCGACATTAATCTGTCACCACGCAATATCCCGTGGATGGCTACATTACTATCAGAGAAACACAAGACAATAGATAGTATATTCTACCCACATGATGATATTTCCTTGGCTTTCTCCGTTTCACATATACCTGAACTGAATGCTCAGATTAATGCCAACGGCAATATCTTAATCAATGCGGGCCGCGATATTTTGGCTCAAGCCAGCACTATCACGGCGGATAACAATATCACTTTGCTGGCCGGTCAGAACATCCAACTGCCCGCCTTACCTTATCCGGCGGTGACGCCACGTCAGGATCGCCAGATGGTCACCCGCGTACAGGCAGGGGAAAACCTTAGCGCAGCAGCCAATAGCCAGCTCCTTGGCTACGGCGCAGAACTCTTCTCTGGCGGTGACATGACGCTCACGTCGGGCGGCAATATGCGCTTTGAGTCACTGCTCAACGAAGAGCATCATGGCGGCGGCGATAATTTCAGCTATCGAAAGCTCCAGCAACCGACGCAACTGAACAGCGGCGGTGTGCTGACACTGATTTCAAACGGCAGTATTCTGTTTCAGGCCACCCAACTGGCCGCTAAAAGCCTGATGGATATCGCCGCTGAAGGGGGCTACTTATTTGCTCAGGCAATGGAAGAGACCAGCCATGCCGAAGAGCGCTGGACCACCCGTAAATGGTATGGGCGGAAAAAGTCGCATCATAATGTCAGCCACTCCAGCATCAATAAAGTCACCGAATTCACTGCTGACGGAGATATCAGCCTGCTAAGCCGTGATGACAGCACCTATCAAGCCAGTAAAATCGCGGCAGGGCAGAATGCCAAACTCACCAGCACTCACGGCAAAGTGATTTTCGAAGCGGTTAAAGATAGCGCGTTTGAACAAAAAACCACGCTGGCAAAGGGTTTTTACATCAAGCAGACCGACAGCGGCTATCAGCAGGGCAAGTGGGTGCTGCCCACGATTCATACCGGCGGTGAATTAACGGTCAATGCCACGCAGGGTATCAGTGCCGACGTCAAGGCAAAAAATAGCCAATCTATTCAGGCGGCGATTAGCGCACTGGCAGTGATCCCCGGTAATGAATGGTTGAAAGACCTGCATCTGCGGGATGATGTGCAGTGGCAAAAAGTGATGGATGCCTATCACGCTTGGGATCACCAAAGTGAGCGGCTGAATCCGGTGGTGGCCGCAGTGATAGGCATTGGCGTGGCCGTCGCCACTGCGGGATCGGGGCTGGTTGCCACCGCCAACAGTGCGGTGGGCGGCGGTGTCGCGGGCGGCGCAGTGACCGGGGGGATCTCCGCACTGGCATCGCAGGCGGCGGTCTCTCTGGTGGATAATCAGGGGGATATCTCCAAAACCTTCAAAGATTTGGGCAGCAAATCCTCAGTGAAATCATTGGTCACCTCAATGGCCATTGGGGGCGCATTGAGCGGGTTTGATGTGTTGATGGGCTGGGAGAGCGCCGCC comes from Yersinia mollaretii ATCC 43969 and encodes:
- a CDS encoding DUF637 domain-containing protein, which gives rise to MEGFAYRTRRIASWLLIYLTALQPLHPAIAASPTSASPPVISIYAPNANGVSYTPYSELNIGADGLVLNNATQAGQSVLAGQLPANPHFNGKSATLIINEVISNKPTTLAGKLEIFGQKADVIIANPNGLNCNGCRFINASGITLTTGTPVLNSQGDLERFNVMGGIITVGDKGFDGQSQDYSQLISRSLALEGEVRANQLDVILGVNQVDYQHGRIQPQTATGVAPVLAVDTKNLGGMYANRIRLVITEKEVAANLNNIVSQQGDISIDAAGDLTLGHITAKKDLNVIGKNTVVTVGSKLRSGRDITLANTKLYNYGEVKAERDMRLFSDQVRNTGPSAKLHANNQMWIQKDAEGNKNSLVFNSSGSIRTGVGDLIIRTDKLENTRQFFNADWEELTPDSTSANVYDNEDYRYHPVIKTVNLSEDQLPYDFPRKWFGTTDFRVIHKLAQWSLYKVNTEKSLYQVTADAPAATLYSGGNLYINANQLTNKVSNIGADKDIFLTGDNFLNSSHSSWIKDEFIDYEVQGGMHNRDRAMEHEWYTVWTEAEKYPAAITAQGNVVLDFNNQIHLDAGWPKNEEDSDISFWLKQQTQPILHGNNILLHGNRIISNDLIHARGDLTFIAEDTIDLNSSTLRGRDISLTALNDINAINSEVAGRDILVSSRQGHIEFKPIDDIPHYFQPDYQRVISQINARGDFTAIAGKNINLTDTLLHPARNISLLANQDINIAHTDSLITLALLSKIFTRAENIELFNQLFSLPGQLKSHGNMTFNAGNNLSLRGVTLDAGQDVNLHAARDINLSPRNIPWMATLLSEKHKTIDSIFYPHDDISLAFSVSHIPELNAQINANGNILINAGRDILAQASTITADNNITLLAGQNIQLPALPYPAVTPRQDRQMVTRVQAGENLSAAANSQLLGYGAELFSGGDMTLTSGGNMRFESLLNEEHHGGGDNFSYRKLQQPTQLNSGGVLTLISNGSILFQATQLAAKSLMDIAAEGGYLFAQAMEETSHAEERWTTRKWYGRKKSHHNVSHSSINKVTEFTADGDISLLSRDDSTYQASKIAAGQNAKLTSTHGKVIFEAVKDSAFEQKTTLAKGFYIKQTDSGYQQGKWVLPTIHTGGELTVNATQGISADVKAKNSQSIQAAISALAVIPGNEWLKDLHLRDDVQWQKVMDAYHAWDHQSERLNPVVAAVIGIGVAVATAGSGLVATANSAVGGGVAGGAVTGGISALASQAAVSLVDNQGDISKTFKDLGSKSSVKSLVTSMAIGGALSGFDVLMGWESAAEGASAAKLPRLSHGDWSKVAQRVAGQSLLSSSLNTGINGGSFKDNLTLALLANLGGQLHAEGANLIGNNGAVLGAPGKAISHAIIAGIAAEIGGGSAKGAAAGALAAELAGVVMGDNFIGAQEWQAKSERQAQLARFFGGVAGAVFTGKSEGAYSGAHAAETTFRYNYLSHHQQKLMKAEMDAASTLAEKGKVFIDWGLTSATQDGAFAAGIVASVPEGLYDSAVELLGMLKEPQQAITALRELANSGDIIGTVA